The Stutzerimonas stutzeri DNA window GCCAGAGCCCGGTGAAGCCGGTGACGAAACACAGCGCCGCCAGCCTTGGCGAGCGGCGGCGAAGCCACCAGCCCAGCAGCAACAGAAGCAACAGCACACCTGGTGGCAACAGCAGTTGCTTGAAGAAATAACGAATCGGCATCCCAGCTCTCCGGCAAAGGACGACACTCTAGCGGCTGTCAGCCGATTTGTCGGCGCAGGCTGAGCTCAATGCCGCGGGTAGGTGTGCAGCCGTTGCCGGGCACGCAGCAACTGCGAACCGCATGCCGGGCATGCCGCAGGCCCGGCACCTTCCGGCCAGCTCACCTCGGCATTGCACAGGGCGCAGCTCAGAGTTTGCTGCAGATGCAAGGGGGCATGCCTCGGGCGCATGCCATGTCGCTGGCGACTGCCGCCGCGTACGGCGGGTCGCATTGCCTGGCGCGTGAGATGGGCCTGTTCCTCGGCGGCGGCATGCCAGCCGGAAAGCCACTGGGAATCGCGCTGCAGATAGGCACGGATCAACTCGAACTCGGCGGGGGTCAGCCCGCGCACCTCGAGCTCGCCGGCGACATCCGCCTCACCGGACGCGCTTCGCTCCGCCTCCTGCAGCGCCGACGTCAAACGCTGCAGCACCCGTGCATATAGACTGCTGTCCTCCGCTCGCGGCTCTCTGTCCATCTACCTCACCTCACGTTCGTCCCGCCCCTGGATCAAGCGTAGCTCAGCCTGGCCCGCTCAAGCCGGACACGACGGACGGAACCCAAGGCGCTGACGGCAAATCGGGTTTCCCTAGGCTGCGGGGGGTCATGTATGCTACGGCGCTTCCATGCCTCCGCCCGCCATCCGCCGGGTCGCGTTTGCACAAGGTCCTTCGGACCTGCCTGCCGCGCCTGCGCCAGCGCATTCGCGGAGAGCCAGCCCCTACCCAACGCCAGTAGCCATGCACGAACAGTATCAGCCCCGCGAGATCGAAGCCGCCGCGCAATCCCACTGGGATTCGCAGAAATCCTTTGAAGTGAGCGAACAGCCCGGCAAGGACACCTTCTATTGCCTGTCGATGTTCCCCTACCCCAGCGGCAAGCTGCACATGGGCCACGTGCGTAACTACACCATCGGCGACGTGATCGCCCGCTACCAGCGCATGCAGGGCAAGAACGTGCTGCAACCGATGGGCTGGGACGCCTTCGGCATGCCGGCCGAAAACGCCGCGATGAAGAACCAGGTGGCGCCGGCCAAATGGACTTACGAGAACATCGCCTACATGAAGGCCCAGCTGAAAAGCCTGGGCCTGGCCATCGACTGGTCGCGCGAAGTCACCACCTGCAAGCCGGACTACTACCGCTGGGAACAGTGGCTGTTCACCCGTCTGTTCGAGAAGGGCGTGATCTACCGCAAGAACGGCACGGTGAACTGGGACCCGGTCGACCAGACCGTGCTGGCCAACGAGCAGGTCATCGACGGCCGTGGCTGGCGTTCGGGCGCGCTGATCGAGAAGCGCGAAATCCCGATGTACTACTTCAAGATCACCGCCTACGCGGATGAGCTGCTGGAGAGTCTGGACGAGCTGGACGGCTGGCCCGAGCAGGTCAAGACCATGCAGCGCAACTGGATCGGCAAGTCGCGCGGCATGGAGATCAGCTTCCCCTACGACGTCGCCAGCATCGGCAACGAAGGCGTGATGAAGGTCTTCACCACCCGCCCCGATACGCTGATGGGTGCGACCTACGTGGCCGTCGCCGCCGAACATCCGCTGGCCACCCTGGCGGCGCAGCACAACCCCGAGCTGCAGGCCTTCATCGATGAGTGCAAGCGCGGCGGCGTTGCCGAAGCCGACATCGCCACCCAGGAGAAGAAGGGCCTGGCCACTTCCCTGCGCGTGCAGCACCCGCTGACCGGCGAGCTGCTGCCGGTATGGGTCGCCAACTACGTGCTGATGAACTACGGCGAGGGCGCGGTCATGGCCGTGCCGGCGCATGACGAGCGCGACTTCGAATTCGCCAGCAAGTACGGCCTGCCGATCAAGCCGGTGGTACGCACCAGTGCCGGCGACGAGACACCCGCCCCCTGGCAGGACGCCTACGGCGAGCACGGCCAGCTGATCAACTCCGGGATCTACGACGGCCTGGATTTCGAAGGCGCCTTCGATGCCATCGAAGTGGCGCTGCAGAAGAAGGGCCTCGGCCAGGCGCGTACCCAGTTCCGCCTGCGTGACTGGGGTATCAGCCGCCAGCGCTACTGGGGCTGCCCGATCCCGATCATTCACTGCGACAGCTGTGGCGACGTGCCGGTGCCGGAAGACCAGCTGCCGGTGGTGCTGCCCGAAGACGTGGTGCCGGATGGCGCCGGCTCGCCGCTGGCCAGGATGCCCGAGTTCTACGAATGCACGTGCCCGAAATGCGGCGCACCGGCCAAGCGCGAAACCGACACCATGGACACCTTCGTCGAGTCGTCCTGGTACTTCGCCCGCTACGCCAGCCCGAACTATGACAAGGGCATGGTCGACCCGCAGGCGGCCAACCACTGGCTGCCGGTGGATCAGTACATCGGCGGTATCGAACACGCCATCCTCCACCTGCTCTATGCGCGCTTCTTCCACAAGCTGATGCGCGACGAAGGGCTGGTGTCTTCGAATGAGCCGTTCAAGAACCTGCTGACCCAGGGCATGGTGGTCGCCGAGACCTACTACCGCACCCTGGAAAACGGCGGCAAGGACTGGTTCAACCCGGCCGACGTCGAGGTCGAGCGTGACGCCAAGGCCAAGGTCATCGGCGCCAGGCTCAAGACCGACGGCCTGCCGGTGGAAATCGGCGGCACCGAGAAGATGTCCAAGTCAAAGAACAACGGCGTCGACCCGCAGGCGATGATCGATGCCTACGGCGCCGACACCTGCCGTCTGTTCATGATGTTCGCCTCGCCGCCGGACATGAGCCTGGAATGGTCCGACTCCGGCGTCGAGGGCGCCAGCCGCTTCCTGCGCCGCGTCTGGCGCCTGGCCCACGCGCATGTCAGCGCCGGACTTCCGGGCGCGCTCGATGTGGCCGCACTTAACGATGAGCAGAAGGCCGTGCGCCGCGCGATTCATCTGGCGATCAAGCAGGCCAGCACCGATGTCGGCCAGCACCACAAGTTCAACACCGCCATTGCTCAGGTCATGACGCTGATGAACGTGCTGGAGAAGGCGCCGACCGCCGGGGAACAGGACCGCGCCCTGCTGCAGGAAGGCCTGGAAACCGTCGCCCTGCTGCTGGCCCCGATCACCCCGCATATCTGCCACGAACTCTGGCAGCAGCTGGGCAAGCCGGGCGCGATCATCGACGCGCAGTGGCCCAAGGTCGACGAGGCCGCCCTGGTGCAGGACAGCCTGACCCTGGTGGTACAGGTCAACGGCAAGCTGCGCGGCCAGATCGAAGTGCCGGCCAGCGCCAGCCGGGAAGAGGTGGAGACCGCCGCGCGCGGCAACGAGAACGTACTGCGCTTCACCGAAGGCCTGACCATCCGCAAGGTCATCGTGGTGCCGGGCAAGCTGGTCAACATCGTCGCTAACTGATTCGGTCCCGGCGCCTGCGCCGGGCCTGCAAGGGGATAACAAGATGAACAAACGGAATCTGGTGGTGCTGGGTCTGACATTGCTGCTGAGCGCCTGCGGTTTCCAGCTGCGCGGCACCGGTGATGTGGAGTTCGGTCTCAAGGAAATCGATCTGCAGGCCCGCAACAGCTATGGCGAGACGGTCCAGCAGCTCGAGAGCCTGCTGCAGAGCAATGGCGTGCGGGTGACCCCGAACGCGAAGTACAGCCTCAACCTGGCCCGCGAGCAGACCCGCCAGCGCACCGCCAGCTACACCAGCTCGGCACGCAGCGCCGAGTACGAGCTGACCAGCACACTCGATTACGAATTCCGCGGTCCGCAGAACCTGCTGTTGCTCGAAGACAGCATCGAGGTGCAGAAGGTCTACGTGCACGACAGCAACAACCTGATCGGCTCGTCCCAGGAAGGCGACCAGCTGCGCCAGGAAATGCGCCGCGAACTGCTGCAGCAGCTCGCCCTGCGTATCCAGCGCATCACGCCGTCACAGCTCGACCGCCTGCAGCAGGAAGCCGAAGCCAAGGCACGCGCCGAGGCGGAGGCCGTCGAAGCCGCCCGCCGCGCCCAGGACGCGCAACCGCAGCAGTCGCCCATCCAGCTACCCGTCCGCTGAGCCTGCACGGGGGCCGTAGCGCCCCCGTCTTCTGCCCATGAAGCTCTCCCCCGCCCAACTCGGCAAGCACCTGCAAGGCAGTCTCGCGCCCGTCTACGTGGTCTGTGGCGACGAGCATCTGCTGTGCCAGGAAGCCTGCGATGCGATTCGCGCGGCTACTCGCGCACAGGGGTTCAGTGAGCGCCAGGTCTTTCATGTCGAGACCGGCTTCGACTGGGGCCAGCTCATCGAGGCTGGCGCCAGCCTGTCGCTGTTCGCGGAAAAACGCCTGATCGAGTTGCGCATTCCCAACGGCAAGCCAGGGGACAAGGGCGCCGCGGCGCTACTGGACTACCTGGCGCGCCCGGCCGACGACACGGTGCTGTTGATCAGCCTGCCCAAGCTTGATGGCAGTACGCAGAAGACCAAGTGGGCCAAGGCGCTGATCGAAGGCAAGGACGTGCAATTCCTGCAGATCTGGCCGGTGGATGCCGCGCAGCTACCGCAATGGATCCGCCAGCGATTGGCCCAGGTCGGCCTGTCCGCTGACCAGGAAGCCGTCGAGCTGATCGCCGCGAGAGTCGAAGGCAATCTGCTCGCCGCCGCACAGGAAATCGAGAAGCTGAAACTGCTGGCCGACGCCGGCCAGATCAGCGCCGATACCGTGCAAGCCGCCGTCACCGACAGCGCCCGCTACGACGTCTTCGGCCTCATCGACGCGGCGCTCCAGGGGCAGGCCGCTCATGCGCTGCACATGCTCGAGGGCTTGCGCGGCGAGGGCGTGGAGGCACCAGTGATCCTCTGGGCATTGGCGCGCGAGCTGCGCCTGTTGGCCAACATCTCCCAGCAGTATGGTCAGGGCGTTCCGCTCGATCGCGCCTTCAGCCAGGCTCGCCCACCAGTCTGGGACAAACGACGCCCGTTGGTCTCCAAGGCACTGCAACGGCACGACGCCGCAGGCTGGAGCCGCTTGCTGATGGCTGCACAGCGCATCGACGAGCAGATCAAGGGCCAGGCCGAAGGCGACCCCTGGATCGGGCTGGCCAATATCTGCCTGCAGCTAAGCGGCCGCCGGCTGGGCGCCGGGTGACTTCGCCGCCTGCTGGACATTTTTTGTACAAGCCCTATGATGCCCTCGCCCGATGCCGGGCTGCCTGAGGGATACATCATGAGCACACGCAAGAAGCGGCCGAACAAGGCCAAACGGCTGGTCGCGCAACCGCTGTTCCGCCAGCGCCAGGAAACGCCCAAGAAAGGCAAAGGCAGCTACCGCCGCGAAGCCTCCCAGTCCACCAACTGGGAGGCTTCGGTCCTTCTGACGGCCTGAAAACCCAACACCCCGAAAGCGTGATAATGTCAGCGGCCGACGACACCTTTCGAGAGTGGTGCATGTATTACACCTTCGTTCCCGTTCTGCTGCTGCGAACGCTGGTCGCCGCCTCGGCGATGAGCCTGGTGGTCGCCTGTGCCGCCGAACCCCTCGCGCAGTCTTCTCTTGTCGGCAACGCGGCCGCCCCCTCCGGTCAGCGTAGCGACAATGCCGTCGTCGACGCGCCAGCAGAAGCCACGCATCTCAGCTTCAGCCAGTGGCGCGAGCAGTTCCGTGCAGAAGCCCTGGCAGCGGGCATTTCCGCCACCACCTTCGACCGCGCCTTCGCCGGGGTGCAGCCCGATCCGGCGGTGATCGAAGCCGATCGCAGCCAGCCGGAGTTCACGCGCCCGGTCTGGCAATATCTGGAAAGCGCGATTTCGCCCCAGCGGGTCCGCAGCGGACAGCGCCTGTTGAACGAGCACGCCGCAACCCTGGACCGCATCGAGGCACGCTACGGCGTCGATCGCGAAACCCTGGTCGCCGTCTGGGGCCTTGAGAGCAGTTTCGGCCAGATCATGGGCGACAAGTCGGTGATCCGCTCGCTGGCCACCCTCGCCCATGAAGGGCGCCGCCCCGCCTTTGCCAAAAGCCAACTGATCGCGGCGTTGGAGATCCTCCAGCACGGCGACGTGTCACCGCAGCAGATGCGCGGTTCCTGGGCTGGCGCCATGGGTCAGACGCAGTTCATCCCGACCACCTACAACACCCATGCGGTGGACTTCGACGGTGACGGCAAGCGCGACATCTGGAACAGCTCGGCCGATGCCCTGGCGTCCGCCGCACACTACCTGCAGGCCTCTGGCTGGAAGCAAGGTCAGCCCTGGGGCTTCGAAGTGCAACTGCCCAGCGGCTTCGACTACGCCCTGGCCGACAACGAGATCCGCAAGCCACTGGCCGAATGGCGCCGCCTCGGCCTACGCGGCCTGCCCGGCGGACGAGACGAAGCCAATGCCAGCCTGCTGCTGCCAGCCGGACACCGCGGTCCGGCATTCCTGATCATGGACAATTTCCGCGCGATCCTGCGTTACAACAACTCCTCGGCCTACGCGCTGGCCATCGGGCTGCTGTCCGAGAGCTTCCAGGGCAAGGGCCAGGTGGCGGGTAGTTGGCCGCGTGGCGAGCAGCCGCTCAGCCGTTCGGAGCGCCTGGAACTGCAGGAGCGCCTCGTCGCTCAGGGCTTCGACCCCGGCACCCCGGACGGCATCATCGGTGCCAATACGCGCAAGGCCATCCGCGGCTTCCAGCAGCGCCTCGGCTGGCCCGCCGACGGTCATCCCACCCAGGAACTGCTCGGCCGTCTGCGCGCGCAGCCCTGACTAACCTCAGCCAACGAAAAAGCCCCGGCAGGTTATGCCGGGGCTTTTTTTTTGGTTCTTCGCGGACTCTGGGGGAAGAGCGAGTTGACAGTCAGGGAAGCAGGTAAATTGGCAGTCGCCAAACACACCCTTCACCTGTCCCTGCTGTCGCCGTGCATCCTATTGATCTTGCCTCGTTCTGGCCAGGCTATGACGCCGTTGCCTGCCGTTCATCCGCCAACAACTCCCTTCTGATTGAGCTCGAGCCTCAAGCCGGTTCAGTGCCCAGGTGCGGGCGTTGTGGTCAGCTCAGTCCGTTGATTCACGAGCGCCGAATTCGTCTGGTGCGCGATCGTGATCTGTTCGATCAGCGCGTCTTGCTTCAACTACCCGTGCGCCGAGTCGATTGCCTGAACTGTGGTCGGGTGACCGAGCGGATCGACTGGCTGGAGCCTGCATCTCGCCTGACCCGGCGGTTACAGGTCTGGCTCGAAAGCTTGCTGCGGCTGCTGCCGATCAGCCACGTCAGCCAGCTCACCGGCCTGCACTGGCACACCCTCAAGACGCTCGACAAGCGCCGCCTGCAAGCCGAGGTAGGCACCTTCTATTCAAGCGGTGTCCGCCGCCTGGTGATGGACGAGTTCGCCCTGCACAAGGGGCATCGCTATGCCACGGTCATCATGGACGCCGAGCGAACACGGGTGCTGTGGGTCGGCCACGGCAACAGCCGTGAGGCGATCCGCCCGTTCTTTGAATTGCTCGGCGAGCACTGCCAGCAGATTGAGGCGG harbors:
- the leuS gene encoding leucine--tRNA ligase; amino-acid sequence: MHEQYQPREIEAAAQSHWDSQKSFEVSEQPGKDTFYCLSMFPYPSGKLHMGHVRNYTIGDVIARYQRMQGKNVLQPMGWDAFGMPAENAAMKNQVAPAKWTYENIAYMKAQLKSLGLAIDWSREVTTCKPDYYRWEQWLFTRLFEKGVIYRKNGTVNWDPVDQTVLANEQVIDGRGWRSGALIEKREIPMYYFKITAYADELLESLDELDGWPEQVKTMQRNWIGKSRGMEISFPYDVASIGNEGVMKVFTTRPDTLMGATYVAVAAEHPLATLAAQHNPELQAFIDECKRGGVAEADIATQEKKGLATSLRVQHPLTGELLPVWVANYVLMNYGEGAVMAVPAHDERDFEFASKYGLPIKPVVRTSAGDETPAPWQDAYGEHGQLINSGIYDGLDFEGAFDAIEVALQKKGLGQARTQFRLRDWGISRQRYWGCPIPIIHCDSCGDVPVPEDQLPVVLPEDVVPDGAGSPLARMPEFYECTCPKCGAPAKRETDTMDTFVESSWYFARYASPNYDKGMVDPQAANHWLPVDQYIGGIEHAILHLLYARFFHKLMRDEGLVSSNEPFKNLLTQGMVVAETYYRTLENGGKDWFNPADVEVERDAKAKVIGARLKTDGLPVEIGGTEKMSKSKNNGVDPQAMIDAYGADTCRLFMMFASPPDMSLEWSDSGVEGASRFLRRVWRLAHAHVSAGLPGALDVAALNDEQKAVRRAIHLAIKQASTDVGQHHKFNTAIAQVMTLMNVLEKAPTAGEQDRALLQEGLETVALLLAPITPHICHELWQQLGKPGAIIDAQWPKVDEAALVQDSLTLVVQVNGKLRGQIEVPASASREEVETAARGNENVLRFTEGLTIRKVIVVPGKLVNIVAN
- the lptE gene encoding LPS assembly lipoprotein LptE, with product MNKRNLVVLGLTLLLSACGFQLRGTGDVEFGLKEIDLQARNSYGETVQQLESLLQSNGVRVTPNAKYSLNLAREQTRQRTASYTSSARSAEYELTSTLDYEFRGPQNLLLLEDSIEVQKVYVHDSNNLIGSSQEGDQLRQEMRRELLQQLALRIQRITPSQLDRLQQEAEAKARAEAEAVEAARRAQDAQPQQSPIQLPVR
- the holA gene encoding DNA polymerase III subunit delta, which gives rise to MKLSPAQLGKHLQGSLAPVYVVCGDEHLLCQEACDAIRAATRAQGFSERQVFHVETGFDWGQLIEAGASLSLFAEKRLIELRIPNGKPGDKGAAALLDYLARPADDTVLLISLPKLDGSTQKTKWAKALIEGKDVQFLQIWPVDAAQLPQWIRQRLAQVGLSADQEAVELIAARVEGNLLAAAQEIEKLKLLADAGQISADTVQAAVTDSARYDVFGLIDAALQGQAAHALHMLEGLRGEGVEAPVILWALARELRLLANISQQYGQGVPLDRAFSQARPPVWDKRRPLVSKALQRHDAAGWSRLLMAAQRIDEQIKGQAEGDPWIGLANICLQLSGRRLGAG
- the arfA gene encoding alternative ribosome rescue factor ArfA, producing the protein MSTRKKRPNKAKRLVAQPLFRQRQETPKKGKGSYRREASQSTNWEASVLLTA
- a CDS encoding lytic murein transglycosylase — translated: MYYTFVPVLLLRTLVAASAMSLVVACAAEPLAQSSLVGNAAAPSGQRSDNAVVDAPAEATHLSFSQWREQFRAEALAAGISATTFDRAFAGVQPDPAVIEADRSQPEFTRPVWQYLESAISPQRVRSGQRLLNEHAATLDRIEARYGVDRETLVAVWGLESSFGQIMGDKSVIRSLATLAHEGRRPAFAKSQLIAALEILQHGDVSPQQMRGSWAGAMGQTQFIPTTYNTHAVDFDGDGKRDIWNSSADALASAAHYLQASGWKQGQPWGFEVQLPSGFDYALADNEIRKPLAEWRRLGLRGLPGGRDEANASLLLPAGHRGPAFLIMDNFRAILRYNNSSAYALAIGLLSESFQGKGQVAGSWPRGEQPLSRSERLELQERLVAQGFDPGTPDGIIGANTRKAIRGFQQRLGWPADGHPTQELLGRLRAQP
- a CDS encoding ISL3 family transposase, producing the protein MHPIDLASFWPGYDAVACRSSANNSLLIELEPQAGSVPRCGRCGQLSPLIHERRIRLVRDRDLFDQRVLLQLPVRRVDCLNCGRVTERIDWLEPASRLTRRLQVWLESLLRLLPISHVSQLTGLHWHTLKTLDKRRLQAEVGTFYSSGVRRLVMDEFALHKGHRYATVIMDAERTRVLWVGHGNSREAIRPFFELLGEHCQQIEAVAMDMNTAFDLEVKKHCPQAEVVYDLFHVVARYGRDVIDRIRVDQANLLREDKPARKAVKQSRWLLLRNRDNLKDGQAVQLQELLAANQPLATVYVLKDALKDVWYAPSVREGWRRWRTWLRHARESDLAPLQRFARNLRKYARGILASAHFHMHTSVLEGVNNRIKVIKRMAYGFRDSEYFFLKIKAAFPGKAR